A segment of the Branchiostoma floridae strain S238N-H82 chromosome 10, Bfl_VNyyK, whole genome shotgun sequence genome:
GCTAGGTATCGGACAatgtctatatgataataacgttaatgacccgctttcCTTCGGTGTAAACCTTGGGGCGTGTCATGAACCCTAGATGAACTATAAGCATGCATCGAAATTACAGTATGCACCCTCGATTGAAGGAAAGTCACAGACAAATCTGTGGGACTCAAATAAACTAGGGGTTATTTTTGGTTTCATATCCTAAGGCATACAGTCCAATATAATAGCCAcaactggggcaattactgtcgtacaAGGTCACTATGTGCTGTACACAGGCTACCATTACAGATCCTTTTGTATATCATAAGATCCTCACAATTATGCACCTGGTTGTAAAGAGAGCCTAGTCAGACAATTCAACGAGAGAAAATGACTGTTATGGTAATACAACTTGCTATATACTCACCACAGGTGCCCTCATCTTCACCCCCTACACAGGTATCTACACCATCACAGACCTGTAGGAATGGCAGACACTGTCCACTGGGACACTCCCATAGAGTACAGTCTGAAGTTTCCACGCCTGGAACAAAACGTACAACATTGAAGAAGACTTTTAAGCTACTAAAATAGCTTCCTGACCAACTGAACTGTCCATACGTNNNNNNNNNNNNNNNNNNNNNNNNNNNNNNNNNNNNNNNNNNNNNNNNNNNNNNNNNNNNNNNNNNNNNNNNNNNNNNNNNNNNNNNNNNNNNNNNNNNNCTAGGCTATTGCCTTGGTTAGATTTACTGTTAAGTTTGCAGATTTTATCTAAGACCTGATCGATGGGAAAATGTATACCAAATAATACTGGAGGAAGAATAGTTTTGGCTTCTGCTTAGAGTATGAACATCTTGTGCATTACCATCAAGTCATGTTAGTTATCTTAACCTAACATGTTAAATAAAAAATTCACGTCTATTTTGCTTCATCCTCCAAGCAAATATTAAAATTTTGGTCACAAACATCAAAATGTTAAACACATAACAGTTATGTACAAGGTACATTGGTACAATGTGTAACAAGTTTTTGCAAAAGGTGATTCCGGTTTGTAAGAATGTTTATCTTATCTTTTTCTAATTTCTCAACATTTCCAAGTGGCTAGTAGCTAGCATATTTCATATAAGAGGAAGAAAGTCTTAACAAAGCAGATTTCAAACAATAATACAGTAACATACCTTGTTGAAGAGAAAATTCTGTAAAAAGCAGGGTAAAGAAGAGCCATGGCAAAATGTTTTCCATTGCTCTCCCTCAATTCAAATCCCATAGAATGATCCTAATATTGAGAGTGCATTATGGTGGAAGACTTTATCCATTAAAGACTTAATATTCTATAATCATCATGAACAATATAAGTATGGGATAACTACCTTGGCTACAGGGTCACTTGTCTTCTTTTCATAAGCTGTTTTGCATTATTGAGAATTGATCCTCTGTGATCTATGGATTATTCTCATTGACAACTTAAGCAGTGGAGTTTGGTTGGATTGGTTACTAAGACCAGGCCATACCTACAGTTATAGGCTGTTGCTAAAACAAAGttggaaaatttgaaaaatacaaccAGGCTATTGTACACGTATCTGTAGAAGCACAAGAGAAGAAGAGGTACGAGCTTAAGAATTGTATCaggaaaaaaaagcatttttggaacAGCTTGATATGCTATGTGCTATTAAGACataaaatgacccaaaaataGTGCAAAGCCATTGGAATGTtcaaacagaaatacatttgataaaagctccttggataaACACAATAATGTGAACCATACAAATTCTGGCCTCATTTGAATAAAGTACAAATGTTTTAATTCACAATGTGATGTTTTAGAtacagaagtacatgtagtcagtgGCATGTTTGAGATGACAGCAAAGATGTAACATTACAAGAAAATATACCTCTctcatatcaattttttttattaagtctacaatttaaaaaaaaaattacaatacagATAAATTTCTTTTGCCAATTTAAACATGTCAAGCTGTTGGCTAATAATTGCATCTAACTAAAACATGCATGTAAGAATTCTAAATCCATTTTCAGTTTATGTTGTCAGTCCTTTTGTTTGAGTAGGCACACGTTCACCTCACAATTAACCTGCTATATACTTTATAAAAAAATACAGAGGTGTAAACTAGCACTTACAGAAATGATGTGTTAAGTCTTCATGAAATTCATCAGTTATCAAAACATGAATACAACGTATTACCCACCATAGCTATGTGTATTCATTTGTACCCTATCCTGTTAGGGTTATCACTGAATATTCCAAGTactacatttgtttgtttcacaaaTATAACATGGATGAATGGTTAATATGATTATGGTTCATGGTGCATAATTACCAAAGACTTGAACAATATTGTTAGTATTATTTTGCATTAAATCTAAACTTGAccatttttcaacatttcttgTACCAGTGACCTTAATCCAAGATTTTCAGTGTTGAAGAAGAACAAGTCATCTCtgtttccagaaaaaaaattacaaatcacACTGTTTGCCTCATATCACATTActgtactttaaaaaaatacattgcttGAATAATAACTCAACCAAcacacatactgtacatgtacatcagagcTTGGTAGATTAGACATTGTCTTTAAAGTTTGAACCTAAAGTATTCATAAGAAATCAGAAACAAGACATTAGCAGTGTTACATTTATAGCTTAATACACTGATGAATTGTTATAAACTTTCATAATATCTATATCTTTCTTATCACAAAATCCTGTGTATAGTGTCCTGATCTTTTAAACTGTCAACATCGTGAAGTTTGTCCCACCAACTGTACAGAAACCTGTCCACGATAAGTTGAAACCATGGCGTAATCGGCCTTCCCTCCTCCTTAGCCGTTTCGAGAAAATGTCGTAACTGCTCCTTATTGATGTACTGGTAGGTCTTGACTTCGTTCGGGTTGGGGTTGACGTCCACTTCTTTCTGGATGAAGAGGATGTAGTCGATCTCGTGTTCGCCCCACCGTCCGTCCGACTCGGCGCGGTAGTGGATCCGTGTCAGGAAGTGGAAGTCTTCAATGGGAACCTGCCATGTGGAGATAGAAGTGAGGTTGTGAAAAAGACTCCACccgaggtgttgccaaaaactaACTTTGGGCAGTTATAGCAtaggctatacagatacagaaactagGGTCGTGTCACGGTGTGGCGTAACGGCAGGCCCATATCCCAGTGGTCATCGGTTCAAATCTGTTGACATGCCAcaaatcttgtgcccttgggaaagcacTTAACTTATGTTTACTTCACTCAGTTAAGGTTGTACAAATGAGTACATTCATgagtcccttggataggacattaaattgTGTCAAAGATAAAGCATGTTAAACACCccatcaaaaagagtaggggtccttcacggtgtgagtggttcaaaccaTACAGTTCTATGGCCACAACTGACCAAATTACTACTGTTGTATTGAGAAAACCTTAAAGTAAGcaccaattaaaaaaaatgacagctCAGCGTTCaacaaaatacccacttgcacattttttgcttggtgcaacttacttttaaactcaggttgcacagggtgcaacttagattttgagcctcagaactcgattttgttgtcaatttacttggaagaaataaatggaccgagGCAGCTCTGTTTAATATCagccttttttttcagaaattagtgaattgtaagaggtgcaacttgaaattcagttgtgcaacctagtttttgccccaggttgcacactgtgcaacctggctcagaaatgtattttgttcacTGCAGCTGGTCTAGATCCTTGCGATTTAGCCTGTtaattgtaagctccttgcaatgcAGCCGTAAGGGTAATTGGCCTGTCCAATAATAATGATACTAGAAACAGATGCATGGTACAACCCAGTATTACCTGGTCAGCTGAGATGCCCAGTTCATGGTCCAGTTTTCTCTGAGCAGCTCGGAGCACTCCCATGGCCTGGGCTTCTTCCAACTCGTCGGGGAGGTTCAGGGGGTGAGAGCAGCATGTGTTGGTGAAGTATCCTGGGAGGACAAGGGTTAATACTTTATAGAAAAtactaacactttacttccaacactgaattaaactatagggatttacccctctaaattttcggtcaatctccgtcgaccttgttcacagaataacccttctatctccagtagtgacgtcaggaaaacaccacttttgcaggagggggtcataagtatcagaaaatctatgtcgccccccgtctctgttgaggatGAAAGGTAAATACTTTCATTCCATGCAGACTTGAGCCATCACAACCAGTTATAATGAGCCACCAAGTgttaaaacagaaaaaaaaaaacatagtagCTTTTGGATGCCTAAAGGTTTGGACAACATCGGATCCCTCAGAGATGGCTTACTAATACTAAACAGCAAAAATGTAGTATTTTTGATTTCGAAAGAAACAAGGACATTACGGTTTATAAAGGATACCACATTGTGGTACTCgaatcacccaaggtaccagctCAACTGTCTgttcatgcccccccccccaaaaaaaaaagaaacacatttacatgcaaaatgggCATTAAGGAGTTGAGAAAATATGGCATCCTCAAAACCAAATAAATAAGAACTCTTCCATCTAACATTTGGCACATGCGAATGTTCGATTAAATCCATGGGTTCCAACAGTTACTACTACTATGTGCAATACTGTACAAAATCACCCAGTCAAGAACACCTGTAATACACAAAATCCTAGTATAATACATAAAATGTGCTCTCGGTGTTCTTTTACCTGGAAAGGTGATCTTTTCATCAGACCTCTGCTGGAGCAGCAGCTCCCCCTTGCTGTTGAAGAGGAAAACGCTGAAAGCTCTGTGCAACAGCCCTGTGGGCAAAAATGTcataatgtgtcattcaaagctttgcatattttttttatccCTGGTTTACCTCATATACTGCTGATATTAGCAACATAAACAGCCTTGATTCTACTACAGTTGAAATTATTCATAGCCATAATATCAATTGAGATATTGAACACAGTTGGGAAGAGATTTGTCAATGAATCATCAACCCTAATCACGACTCCTCCTGCCATAGATGGAACAATCCTGACCGTCCATCACAAttaacagttcaaccaatgagagaatggcaattAGCAGTTTAGCCAATGACAGAGTAGCTGCATGGCTGTCAAATCTTCACATCCTTATGTTTTTACAGTACTTTGCATATCTACTTTGTCATGTAGGTAGATGGGGCCAAGCCGCTATGGGATTGGTCTATTGTCTATGTATATACAAGAGTATGGTTGAGCCAGGAATAGGATCATACAGACTTTGACCCTGTTTGAAAaccctttaaaaaaaaatgaagtcatGTCTATTTTTGCCTTACCTTTCTTAATGTTTTCGTTTAGATGACAGTTCTTCTTTGTCTCGAATCCCGTGACTTTGTCGTTCTCGTCTATAAGGATACACTGTTCTCCCAGCAGCTTCACCTGCGTATCGTCCAGACCACGAGTGATGTCATCCGTCATGGCAGAAAGTAGGCTGGGACTTCTAAGGTGAAAATTCCTGAGTACGGAATGGACACATACTTTTTTCTAGATCAATAAATTACTGGATATGTAGCTTTTCACTAGTACGTGGGTacgggtacagaaaattctggtaGAGGTACACAGGTAAACTCACTTCATAGgccctgtgagaatttggtcaCATGCCACCGACTGTGCCCCACTGTTAACGGACAGGAACACACTATCATGTCCGCACTCTACGGACTTGCCTCAGCTTATCTCTAATGGTAAGCTTGTGcgtttttcaccagtatcttTATGAGAAATTTACCAACACTTTGAAATCAATCACTACTTCGTAACTGTTACCATTTTGAGAACTTAATAATCCATGTTGACATAAATTGCATGAAagcaaattctcacaggagTCTGCCCGTGTAGTATGGATCAGGTACAGAAGACCAGGGCATCGAGTGAATAAGTGAGGtgcagtgagtgagtgagtgagtgagtgagtgagtgagtgagtgagtgagtgagtgagtgagtgagcgagcgagcgagcgagcgagcgagcgagcgagtgagtgaatgatCAATGAATGAGTCCAAGTGAGTGAGAGAATGAGTGATTGTTCAGTGAATGAGGTAAAATTGGTACTAGTAAAGTGCAACTGTTAATGCCAGCTATCCTCCTGTCAAAGCCATCCAAACCCTAGGCCCTTCTGTCATATTACCTCACTACCACGTGTTGGGCTCCCTCATGTTCGCTTGGCCCAAAGTTTTCCTGACCTtagaggtagcagaacacagttttcggcctatggggatttctatagttaagggcctcaaggtgactagcttcgacgcaatggaaaatatagtagggtgcacttttggaataccaaaatcggatatgtttgagttgaaggtacaagccacaatatattaaaaaacaaaaaaattctgtcggcgtatcgtcttctcacgccctctttgaaatgcccctctgcggaggtcacagaactgcagccggctcacgctagaaaggcagttgcgtaatggagcgcatttatacacaaaatagaaaactttcacaatccaaaccatgcagtctcagagtcgacaccttccgtgaccacgtagcacaggttatatctggctgcccctcaaataaggctttttacctctccttcaacaagtttatccgtactattttatgtacccgcgtcatacaccccggggttcgcccactaatactgtgttctgctaccttagaaagataatgcccccctcccaccccatcCCCCACCAAGTTTACGTTTACAACTGTTACTGTTTGACGTATTTTCTGTGTCAACAACACTCTTAGCCAtgcttttctctgttttctttctGGAAATGTATCATTTTGGGCAATTAACGTTGTTCAAACCAAGCTTTATTGCTGCATATATGCGGTACCGTCACGCGGTTGTGGTGCAAAACCAAAACCCTGCACGAAAAACTAAAATTGCCGCCAAATAACTGATTTTCCGAGGCTTATGATAGTTCTTAACTCACCTGTAAACCTGCCGTGATACCTGTGCGGCAATGTCACCTGTATTCTTCCACGACGTCGCGAGAAAAGTTGCTGCTATCCTCGCAAACATTGTCCACACCACACATCGTACGATATCGTCCCAccgagctgtcaatcaaactaGGAGGGGGCGGGGCTACCTGCGTCATCTCGCGGACTGAAATAAGACGCCCTCTAGCGGAATTTACTATCGATGCAGCATATGTGATCATGCAACTGGGCGTCCGACATGAACAACGATTTTCCCAGCCAGGCGACATGGGGACAGTTTGGCAAACTATGCATATTTGACTTGACTTGGAGGAACGAAAGGTCCTCtagtctactggcgcactaagtcctacaggggcaactgtatgctaCGTGTAAGATggcccagcagatgcaggtttgttgtttgttgtttccgtctcctaggaggacttccgaccaaggatgcaagccagggttcctcctacccctgactcgtgtgtcatggcgggtgcgtcatgcccgaacatgcccctatggcctgtcactaccaaaaaggcctgtcactgccactagccgcagctaagtactcattcatacctgagttaagtgaggaaagccatgtaAAGTGCAGTCTGTAACATATGCTTTATCAAGTAATATTGTTATTACCTCCATCAATAAAGCTAATGTTTTCGTTAGTTTTCGTGTTTGGGACAAGGACAGGccatgtctgtgtgtggatagtattcagtaccaaggacagaccatgtctgtgtgtggatagtgttcagtaccagtgacagtttgtgtttgtgttgatagtgttcagcaccaaggacagaccatgtctgtacatgtgtgtggatagtgttcagtaccagtgacaggtatgtttgtgtgttgatagtgttcagcaccaaggacagaccatgtctgtgtgtggatagtgttcagtaccagtgacaggttgtgtttgtgtgttgatagtgttcagcaccagtgacaggtcgtgtttgtgtgttgatactaatagtaaaaaaaatcactacaTTCTTCGAACTACTTGTTCGCTTTTCTGAATTAGGTCACGTTTTAAAAAGCGTTTACAAAATCGAACTTCTGGTGAATGTAACGTACACTGTCAGCAACCATCATTCTGTCTTCTTTCCAGCTTTCCAGCACTCGCATGTTGTACAATATGACAAATAAAGTTAGACGTCATatttttgcatctttcaatacATGTCTCATAACATCTTTTATCTGATATTTTAGTTTCGGAGGTCCTTCTATATAGAtctctgtgttggtagaagtctcAGGGATGGCATAagacatctaacgttacatctattACACCTAACTTTTATGATTCCAGAGCCTAAAAAAGCGATTTCTCATTCTCAACTCAGGTGGAATTGAGCAAAAATCGTCACTCATTGGCCCTGCAGATGAAAAGATAATTGTGTTTGAAAACCAATGCATGTGCATGCTAAATGGTGGTCCCAACTTATTTTggagtattaaaaaaaaagtgattttagCACCTGTTTTGTGCCCAGTTCTCACTCACCCAGTTACTTAGTGTAAAATTAGTATAGTGGATCCAAATCGCTGGAAGTATAAAATTCGTCCCCTATATGCTGTTTTCGGTAAGGTTTTGCTGACGAATATTGGCTTCCGGGTATCGCTCCGACGACGCAAACAGTGAAGAGGCCACGTCACCGCCATGGGCTTTGGACATGTATTAGGATATTCATTATTGTGAGAtttgtagtactagaattttcttgtaaatcaGATATGTTGGACCCTATGGTACATGTTTACTTCCTGCATAGGTGTAGTTCCCGGaaatttttttgttggaaatacGGCGTCGTTGAAAAAAGTCTCTTAACTATTATAATAGGTTTAGATGGGGGGCGAGAAACTGGGATGTGCCCCCTTAACGATGCAGAAGTTACAACTGGAACGTGTTGGCGCCAACTGTCAAGTAGCATCGGTTTCAACGAAGCACCACAATTATCACTTTGCCATCAAGAGGAGGCATTTAATGTTACATTGTGTATTGTGAGAAACAAAGATATGGACGGATTCATCAAAATATTAACAACAAGAAGCACTTGTGTGTTTGGTAACATAGTATACATATTACCATTAATACACATAGTGATGAATTTCATGTTGAACTTCATCATTAATAAAAACAGAAGAAATTGCATCGAGGTGTGCAAtcacaaaatgaatttcaacAACCGGACACATCAAATATAAGTATGCAACAATATTACTATCAcctactacaaatgtatatacacaAATGGAATATCAAGTACAATGTAGtcaaatcttttcaaaatgCAACCGTGTAATTTGCAATCACAGTTGTTCATTCAAATTAGACTTCTACATTCACTCATACTGTAAGGACATATCCcccaatttttaaaaatgtataatATCATGTAAGAGAATACAACTTTTATATATTGTATTCTGTATGCCATATTTCCCCTTACtcacttttttttactcacAAAATTTCATTCTCCCAATAATACTGATATGCAAATGACCACATACATGTTTAACAAAATTGCGTAACACAATTGATTAACTAGAACCATCTTATATGCTTGCCAAATCCAAAGCAAATATTACCACCAGTGCATTGAAGAAACCCACACCCATTTCCTTGTGATTTACAAATCAAAACACTGAATGTTGCTCACATGGCTACtccaccacaggaaaaaatatacacacattTTTTACATTAAAATATCGTACAAATATGGTAGGAAATACCAAACAACGTTCAAAATAAAAGTTCTACACAAAAATAGGAAATGTGCCATAACGAAATACTGCTATACAGGTACCCAGGTATAGGCTAAAATTCTACTTTAAAACTAAAAGCTTACTCTAGGCGTGAGCATCCCATGGTCAACTGAGAAGTTGTATATCTGATATTATTTTCGAAACAGCATATGCATGATGTTGTGACTCAACCATTTCTGAACACTTTCATTTCAATTAAGTACAAAATGTCCAAACATATGGATTAAGATACTTTTCACTTTTCTCCATAG
Coding sequences within it:
- the LOC118424200 gene encoding isopentenyl-diphosphate Delta-isomerase 1-like, with the translated sequence MFARIAATFLATSWKNTGDIAAQVSRQVYRNFHLRSPSLLSAMTDDITRGLDDTQVKLLGEQCILIDENDKVTGFETKKNCHLNENIKKGLLHRAFSVFLFNSKGELLLQQRSDEKITFPGYFTNTCCSHPLNLPDELEEAQAMGVLRAAQRKLDHELGISADQVPIEDFHFLTRIHYRAESDGRWGEHEIDYILFIQKEVDVNPNPNEVKTYQYINKEQLRHFLETAKEEGRPITPWFQLIVDRFLYSWWDKLHDVDSLKDQDTIHRIL